In a single window of the Xylanimonas protaetiae genome:
- the hemB gene encoding porphobilinogen synthase translates to MRRLVAENRLHAAELVLPLFVKEGLTKPAPITSMPGQVQHTLGTLRDTVAAAARAGLGGVMLFGIPAVRDAVGSQGEAPDGILQRGIAVARAAVAEVEAETGRPGPVVMADTCLDEFTDHGHCGVLTADGEVDNDATLDRYAAMAVAQARAGAEVVAPSGMMDGQVAVIRDALDDAGFTGVSILAYSAKYASPFYGPFREAVDSALQGDRRTYQMDAANLREGLREADLDLAEGADIVMVKPAGSYLDVLHAVAERSDVPVAAYQVSGEYAMIEAAAAHGWIDRKASVLESVTSIKRAGADIVLTYWALEIAEWIK, encoded by the coding sequence ATGCGGCGGCTCGTCGCCGAGAACCGGCTGCACGCGGCCGAGCTGGTGCTGCCGCTGTTCGTCAAGGAAGGGCTCACCAAGCCCGCCCCGATCACCTCCATGCCCGGGCAGGTGCAGCACACGCTCGGCACGCTGCGCGACACCGTCGCGGCCGCGGCGCGGGCAGGGCTGGGCGGCGTGATGCTGTTCGGCATCCCCGCGGTGCGCGACGCCGTCGGGTCGCAGGGCGAGGCGCCGGACGGGATCCTGCAGCGCGGCATCGCCGTCGCGCGGGCCGCGGTGGCCGAGGTCGAGGCGGAGACCGGCCGGCCCGGCCCCGTCGTCATGGCCGACACGTGCCTCGACGAGTTCACCGACCACGGGCACTGCGGCGTCCTGACCGCCGACGGCGAGGTCGACAACGACGCCACGCTCGACCGCTACGCGGCCATGGCCGTCGCGCAGGCCCGCGCGGGCGCCGAGGTGGTGGCCCCGAGCGGCATGATGGACGGCCAGGTGGCCGTGATCCGGGACGCGCTCGACGACGCCGGGTTCACCGGGGTGTCGATCCTGGCCTACTCCGCGAAGTACGCGAGCCCCTTCTACGGGCCGTTCCGCGAGGCTGTGGACAGCGCCCTCCAGGGCGACCGCCGCACGTACCAGATGGACGCCGCGAACCTGCGCGAAGGGCTGCGCGAGGCGGACCTCGACCTCGCCGAGGGCGCCGACATCGTCATGGTCAAGCCCGCGGGCTCGTACCTCGACGTGCTGCACGCCGTCGCGGAGCGGTCCGACGTGCCCGTCGCGGCGTACCAGGTCAGCGGCGAGTACGCGATGATCGAGGCCGCCGCGGCCCACGGCTGGATCGACCGGAAGGCGTCGGTCCTGGAGTCCGTCACGAGCATCAAGCGCGCGGGCGCCGACATCGTCCTGACCTACTGGGCCCTCGAGATCGCGGAGTGGATCAAGTGA
- the hemL gene encoding glutamate-1-semialdehyde 2,1-aminomutase, with the protein MDQVTVTNHEAFVRAQAAIPGGVNSPVRAYRSVGGDPRFLARAQGAYVYDVAGREYVDLVCSWGPALLGHAHPSVVEAVQEAAARGLSFGAPTVGEVELAEAIRRRVPAAERVRLVSTGTEATMTAIRLARGVTGRPLVVKFAGNYHGHVDALLAEAGSGVATLAMPGTAGVTAASAAETLVLPYNDLAAVEAAFAARGDQIAAVIVEAAPANMGVVPPAPGFNAGLRAVTAAHGALLVLDEVLTGFRVGPSGHWGLETAAGEDYTPDLFTFGKVVGGGMPVAALGGPAAIMSQLAPEGPVYQAGTLSGNPVAVAAGLATLRLADDAVYTHVDRAAATLSAEVGRALDAAGVPHRVQHAGNLFSVFFGADAASSGVRDYADAQKQDVFRYNAFFHSMLDSGINLPPSVFEAWFLSSAHDDAALSRIVEALPAAARAAAEATPTS; encoded by the coding sequence GTGGATCAAGTGACCGTCACCAACCACGAGGCGTTCGTCCGCGCCCAGGCCGCGATCCCCGGCGGCGTCAACTCCCCCGTGCGCGCGTACCGCTCGGTGGGCGGCGACCCGCGGTTCCTCGCGCGCGCCCAGGGCGCGTACGTGTACGACGTCGCGGGCCGCGAGTACGTGGACCTCGTGTGCTCGTGGGGCCCGGCGCTGTTGGGCCACGCGCACCCGTCGGTCGTGGAGGCCGTCCAGGAGGCGGCCGCGCGCGGTCTGTCCTTCGGCGCGCCCACGGTCGGCGAGGTCGAGCTCGCCGAGGCGATCCGCCGCCGCGTCCCCGCCGCCGAGCGCGTGCGCCTGGTGTCCACGGGCACCGAGGCGACGATGACGGCGATCCGCCTCGCGCGCGGCGTCACCGGCCGCCCGCTCGTCGTGAAGTTCGCGGGCAACTACCACGGGCACGTCGACGCGCTGCTGGCCGAGGCAGGCTCCGGCGTCGCGACCCTCGCGATGCCCGGCACCGCGGGCGTCACCGCGGCGTCGGCGGCCGAGACGCTCGTGCTGCCGTACAACGACCTCGCGGCCGTCGAGGCGGCCTTCGCGGCGCGCGGCGACCAGATCGCGGCCGTCATCGTCGAGGCCGCCCCCGCCAACATGGGCGTCGTCCCGCCGGCGCCGGGGTTCAACGCGGGGCTCCGGGCCGTCACCGCGGCGCACGGTGCCCTGCTGGTCCTCGACGAGGTGCTCACCGGGTTCCGGGTCGGGCCGTCGGGCCACTGGGGGCTCGAGACGGCGGCCGGGGAGGACTACACGCCCGACCTGTTCACGTTCGGCAAGGTCGTCGGCGGCGGCATGCCCGTCGCCGCGCTGGGCGGCCCGGCCGCGATCATGTCCCAGCTCGCGCCCGAGGGCCCCGTCTACCAGGCGGGCACGCTGTCCGGGAACCCGGTCGCCGTCGCCGCGGGCCTGGCCACGCTGCGCCTCGCCGACGACGCCGTCTACACGCACGTCGACCGCGCGGCCGCCACGCTGTCCGCCGAGGTGGGCCGCGCCCTGGATGCTGCGGGCGTCCCGCACCGCGTCCAGCACGCCGGGAACCTGTTCAGCGTCTTCTTCGGCGCGGACGCCGCGTCGTCGGGCGTGCGGGACTACGCGGACGCCCAGAAGCAGGACGTGTTCCGCTACAACGCCTTCTTCCACAGCATGCTGGACTCGGGCATCAACCTGCCCCCGTCGGTGTTCGAGGCCTGGTTCCTCTCGTCCGCGCACGACGACGCGGCGCTGTCGCGGATCGTCGAGGCGCTCCCCGCGGCGGCCCGTGCGGCCGCGGAGGCGACCCCCACCTCCTGA
- a CDS encoding AMIN-like domain-containing (lipo)protein yields the protein MRTRLRITAAASLALALLLGACGASRAEHPEAGVAVADDVRAEAAAGEADTAVVHDDAAPDDIWWWLDAPPSHDASAVVTGVRAGLHDGFDRIVVDLAGQGVPGWGTELVETATDEGSGYPVDVTGDQFVLLRLAGMAFPPDADPAHVDPFVLDVGGESVSQVAVRFWHEGNLNVFLGLVGDAEPSVTVTLQEDPLALVVDVARPVV from the coding sequence ATGCGCACCAGACTCCGTATCACCGCCGCAGCGTCGCTCGCGCTCGCGCTCCTGCTGGGCGCGTGCGGCGCGTCCCGCGCCGAGCACCCGGAGGCGGGCGTCGCGGTGGCCGACGACGTCCGGGCGGAGGCCGCGGCCGGCGAGGCCGACACCGCCGTGGTCCACGACGACGCCGCGCCCGACGACATCTGGTGGTGGCTCGACGCACCGCCCAGCCACGACGCCTCGGCGGTCGTGACGGGCGTGCGCGCCGGCCTCCACGACGGGTTCGACCGCATCGTCGTCGACCTGGCCGGGCAGGGCGTGCCCGGCTGGGGCACCGAGCTGGTCGAGACGGCGACCGACGAGGGCTCCGGGTACCCGGTCGACGTGACCGGCGACCAGTTCGTGCTGCTCCGCCTGGCCGGGATGGCGTTCCCGCCCGACGCCGACCCCGCGCACGTCGACCCGTTCGTGCTCGACGTCGGCGGCGAGTCCGTCTCCCAGGTCGCGGTCCGGTTCTGGCACGAGGGGAACCTGAACGTCTTCCTGGGCCTCGTGGGCGACGCCGAGCCGTCCGTGACGGTGACGCTCCAGGAGGACCCGCTCGCGCTCGTCGTCGACGTCGCGCGCCCGGTGGTCTGA
- a CDS encoding metal-sensitive transcriptional regulator: MTEHTHHASHDGAHGYASDKEAYLKRMRRIEGQVRGIARMIDEDVYCIDILTQVSAVKSALQAVSLALVEDHLGHCVVDAARQSDDAGAEKVREAAEAIGRLVRS, encoded by the coding sequence ATGACCGAGCACACGCACCACGCCAGCCACGACGGCGCGCACGGCTACGCCTCCGACAAGGAGGCGTACCTCAAGCGCATGCGCCGCATCGAGGGCCAGGTGCGCGGCATCGCCCGCATGATCGACGAGGACGTGTACTGCATCGACATCCTCACCCAGGTGTCGGCGGTCAAGAGCGCGCTCCAGGCCGTCAGCCTCGCGCTCGTCGAGGACCACCTCGGCCACTGCGTCGTCGACGCCGCCCGGCAGTCCGACGACGCCGGAGCCGAGAAGGTGCGCGAGGCCGCCGAGGCCATCGGCCGCCTCGTCCGCTCCTGA
- a CDS encoding heavy-metal-associated domain-containing protein: protein MTTLTTLSVDGMTCEHCVSAVTRELNAVEGVKRVAVELRNGATSSVSVHSAAPLAEAALREAIDEAGYDVVGVEVLENALAAQMTERADQYRATGVRPAGEHGHAHGEHGHAHGAGGCGCGGHGEAAVEAAADAPAQAHGGCACGCGGQGRQGLGIGLPIVPLN, encoded by the coding sequence ATGACGACTCTCACCACCCTCTCCGTCGACGGCATGACCTGTGAGCACTGTGTCTCCGCGGTCACGCGCGAGCTCAACGCCGTCGAGGGCGTCAAGCGCGTCGCCGTCGAGCTGCGCAACGGCGCCACGTCGTCCGTCTCCGTGCACTCGGCCGCGCCGCTCGCGGAGGCCGCGCTGCGCGAGGCGATCGACGAGGCCGGCTACGACGTCGTCGGCGTCGAGGTGCTCGAGAACGCCCTCGCCGCGCAGATGACCGAGCGCGCCGACCAGTACCGCGCGACGGGCGTGCGCCCGGCGGGCGAGCACGGGCACGCACACGGCGAGCACGGCCACGCGCACGGGGCGGGCGGCTGCGGCTGCGGCGGCCACGGCGAGGCTGCGGTCGAGGCCGCCGCCGACGCGCCCGCCCAGGCGCACGGCGGCTGCGCGTGCGGCTGCGGCGGCCAGGGCCGCCAGGGCCTGGGCATCGGCCTGCCGATCGTCCCGCTGAACTGA
- a CDS encoding heavy metal translocating P-type ATPase, protein MSTDTTSETLREVDLAVTGMTCASCVARVERKLQKLPGVVATVNLPLESAHVVLTEPHDDAALVAAVEAAGYGATVTGATVPGSAQDEAGTPDGDRDLPEAVRPRGHRGYAGDIDLHGQDLLRRLVVAAVLTVPVTAISMVMPWHFPGWYWVVGILSLPVAAWAGWPFHKAAVKAARHGASTMDTLVSIGVVAAMAWSFVEVVRGPGRGAHGGHGTMPPIYFEVAAVVVTFLLAGRYAEHRSRHRAGDALRSLLELGAKDAERVALSAAGEPLRRADGAWDATGIPIEDLHVGDVFVVRPGSTVATDGTVVHGDSAVDTSLVTGEPVPVDVTVGDAVVGGTVNTSGHLLVRATRVGAETTLARIGRLVSQAQTGKAPIARLGDRISAVFVPIVIVLAVLTLLGWIVVTGDVDHAFTAAVAVLIIACPCALGLATPTAILVGTGRGAQLGVLIKGPEILERTRTIDTVVLDKTGTVTQGRMALERVTPAAGVDPDEALRYAAAVEALSEHPIAQAIATATVPGGDDGAAALEVSGFLATSGGGVEGVVRVAHSGLSPLGGGNARRVVVGRASWLATQGVTVPDDVAAAVARAEDAGATTVVVAWNGVAQAVLELRDPPKPTSAQAVAELQALGLRPVLLTGDGEGAARAAAAAVGIAPEDVVARVLPEEKAAAVARLQAAGRTVAMVGDGVNDAAALATADLGLAMGTGTDVAIEAGDITLVRGDLRAAASAVRLSRTTLRIIKQNLFWAFAYNVAAIPLAAAGVLNPMIAGGAMAASSVLVVANSLRLRRAG, encoded by the coding sequence ATGAGCACCGACACCACGTCCGAGACCCTGCGCGAGGTCGACCTCGCCGTCACCGGCATGACCTGCGCCTCCTGCGTGGCCCGCGTGGAGCGCAAGCTGCAGAAGCTGCCCGGCGTCGTCGCCACGGTCAACCTGCCGTTAGAGAGCGCGCACGTCGTGCTCACGGAGCCGCACGACGACGCCGCCCTCGTGGCCGCCGTCGAGGCGGCGGGGTACGGCGCGACGGTGACCGGCGCCACCGTCCCCGGCTCGGCGCAGGACGAGGCGGGCACGCCGGACGGTGACCGCGACCTGCCCGAGGCCGTGCGCCCGCGCGGCCACCGCGGCTATGCCGGCGACATCGACCTGCACGGCCAGGACCTGCTGCGCCGCCTGGTCGTCGCGGCGGTCCTCACGGTGCCCGTGACGGCGATCTCAATGGTCATGCCGTGGCACTTCCCCGGCTGGTACTGGGTGGTGGGGATCCTCTCGCTCCCGGTCGCCGCGTGGGCGGGCTGGCCGTTCCACAAGGCCGCCGTCAAGGCGGCCCGCCACGGCGCGTCCACCATGGACACGCTCGTGTCGATCGGCGTCGTCGCGGCGATGGCGTGGTCGTTCGTCGAGGTGGTCCGCGGGCCCGGCCGCGGCGCCCACGGCGGGCACGGCACGATGCCGCCGATCTACTTCGAGGTCGCCGCCGTCGTCGTGACGTTCCTGCTGGCCGGGCGGTACGCCGAGCACCGCTCGCGGCACCGCGCCGGCGACGCCCTGCGGTCGCTGCTGGAGCTCGGCGCCAAGGACGCCGAGCGGGTCGCGCTGTCCGCGGCCGGCGAGCCGCTCCGCAGGGCCGACGGCGCCTGGGACGCCACAGGCATCCCCATCGAGGACCTGCACGTCGGCGACGTGTTCGTGGTCCGGCCGGGCTCGACCGTCGCGACCGACGGCACGGTGGTCCACGGCGACTCCGCCGTCGACACGTCGCTCGTCACGGGCGAGCCCGTCCCCGTCGACGTGACCGTGGGCGACGCCGTCGTCGGCGGCACCGTCAACACGTCCGGCCACCTGCTGGTGCGCGCGACGCGCGTCGGCGCGGAGACGACGCTCGCCCGCATCGGCCGCCTGGTCTCGCAGGCGCAGACCGGCAAGGCCCCCATCGCGCGCCTCGGCGACCGCATCTCGGCCGTGTTCGTGCCCATCGTCATCGTGCTCGCGGTGCTGACCCTGCTGGGCTGGATCGTGGTCACGGGCGACGTCGACCACGCCTTCACCGCCGCGGTCGCGGTGCTGATCATCGCCTGCCCCTGCGCGCTGGGGCTCGCGACGCCCACCGCGATCCTCGTCGGCACGGGGCGCGGCGCCCAGCTCGGCGTGCTCATCAAGGGCCCGGAGATCCTGGAGCGCACGCGCACCATCGACACCGTCGTCCTCGACAAGACCGGCACCGTGACGCAGGGCCGCATGGCCCTGGAGCGCGTGACGCCGGCCGCGGGCGTCGACCCCGACGAGGCGCTGCGCTACGCGGCGGCCGTCGAGGCGCTCAGCGAGCACCCGATCGCCCAGGCGATCGCGACGGCGACCGTCCCCGGCGGGGACGACGGCGCCGCCGCGCTCGAGGTGTCCGGGTTCCTCGCCACCTCCGGCGGGGGTGTCGAGGGCGTCGTGCGCGTCGCGCACTCCGGGCTCTCGCCGCTCGGCGGCGGGAACGCCCGGCGCGTGGTGGTCGGCCGCGCGTCCTGGCTCGCCACGCAGGGCGTCACCGTCCCCGACGACGTCGCCGCCGCCGTCGCGCGTGCCGAGGACGCCGGCGCGACCACCGTCGTCGTCGCGTGGAACGGGGTCGCGCAGGCGGTGCTCGAGCTGCGCGACCCGCCCAAGCCGACGTCGGCGCAGGCCGTCGCCGAGCTCCAGGCGCTCGGGCTGCGGCCCGTGCTGCTCACGGGCGACGGCGAGGGCGCGGCCCGCGCGGCCGCCGCGGCCGTGGGCATCGCGCCCGAGGACGTCGTGGCCCGCGTGCTGCCGGAGGAGAAGGCCGCCGCCGTGGCCCGGCTCCAGGCCGCGGGCCGCACCGTCGCGATGGTGGGCGACGGGGTCAACGACGCGGCCGCCCTCGCCACTGCGGACCTCGGCCTCGCCATGGGTACGGGCACCGACGTCGCGATCGAGGCGGGCGACATCACGCTCGTGCGGGGCGACCTGCGCGCCGCCGCGAGCGCCGTCCGCCTGAGCCGCACGACCCTGCGGATCATCAAGCAGAACCTCTTCTGGGCGTTCGCGTACAACGTCGCGGCGATCCCGCTCGCGGCCGCGGGCGTGCTGAACCCGATGATCGCGGGCGGCGCGATGGCGGCGAGCTCGGTGCTCGTGGTGGCGAACTCGCTCCGCCTGCGGCGCGCAGGCTGA
- a CDS encoding SRPBCC family protein — protein MRYDTTVDIAASPDAVWGVLEDVEAWPRWTRSMTSVRRTAAGHLLPGEHVKVRQPGLPAADWTVTAVDPGASFTWVSKSPGVTTSGTHVVAPTASGSRVTLTIEQHGPLAPLVGVMLGGKTRRFVEIEAAGLRDRLEHETA, from the coding sequence ATGCGGTACGACACGACCGTCGACATCGCCGCCTCGCCCGACGCCGTCTGGGGCGTGCTCGAGGACGTCGAGGCGTGGCCGCGGTGGACGCGGTCGATGACCTCGGTGCGCCGCACGGCGGCCGGGCACCTGCTGCCCGGCGAGCACGTCAAGGTCCGCCAGCCGGGGCTCCCCGCGGCGGACTGGACCGTCACGGCCGTGGATCCCGGCGCGTCCTTCACGTGGGTGTCGAAGAGCCCGGGGGTGACGACGTCGGGCACGCACGTGGTGGCCCCGACGGCCTCCGGCAGCCGGGTGACCCTGACGATCGAGCAGCACGGCCCGCTCGCGCCGCTCGTGGGCGTGATGCTGGGCGGCAAGACCCGACGGTTCGTGGAGATCGAGGCGGCGGGCCTGCGGGACCGTCTGGAGCACGAGACGGCCTGA
- a CDS encoding CPBP family intramembrane glutamic endopeptidase, whose protein sequence is MSAAAAVDVAERRRVLWEIWLLLALSLGRSGVYAVVDIAARLTSGVALADQTATLNPSRSPRPYLDLTYQVLQVAFAVVPVLLAVYLLAIRRGSPPVTDAIGLDWHRRGARRGRDVGWGVALAAAIGIPGLAFYALGRLLGITVSVQASALAEHWWTVPVLVLAAFQNGALEEVIVVAYLFERTRDLGWSPTARVDWRFLVSSALLRGSYHLYQGIGPFLGNAAMGVLFAWWYRSRWGRNRVIPLVVAHTLLDVVAFVGYALIPASWRTALGIT, encoded by the coding sequence GTGAGTGCTGCCGCCGCCGTCGACGTCGCCGAACGGCGTCGCGTCCTCTGGGAGATCTGGCTCCTGCTCGCGCTGAGCCTGGGGCGCTCGGGCGTGTACGCGGTCGTGGACATCGCGGCGCGCCTCACCTCGGGCGTCGCGTTGGCCGACCAGACCGCCACCCTCAACCCGTCCCGCTCCCCGCGGCCGTACCTGGACCTCACCTACCAGGTGCTCCAGGTCGCGTTCGCTGTGGTGCCCGTTCTGCTCGCGGTGTACCTGCTCGCGATCCGGCGCGGGTCGCCGCCCGTCACGGACGCGATCGGCCTCGACTGGCACCGGCGCGGCGCCCGCCGCGGTCGCGACGTCGGCTGGGGCGTCGCGCTCGCCGCCGCGATCGGCATCCCCGGGCTGGCGTTCTACGCCCTGGGCCGCCTGCTGGGCATCACGGTGTCGGTGCAGGCCAGCGCGCTGGCCGAGCACTGGTGGACCGTGCCCGTGCTCGTGCTCGCGGCGTTCCAGAACGGGGCGCTCGAGGAGGTCATCGTCGTGGCCTACCTGTTCGAGCGCACGCGCGACCTCGGCTGGTCGCCCACCGCGCGCGTGGACTGGCGGTTCCTCGTGTCCAGCGCGCTGCTGCGCGGCAGCTACCACCTCTACCAGGGCATCGGGCCGTTCCTCGGCAACGCCGCGATGGGCGTCCTGTTCGCGTGGTGGTACCGGTCGCGCTGGGGCAGGAACCGCGTGATCCCGCTGGTCGTCGCGCACACGCTGCTCGACGTCGTCGCCTTCGTGGGGTACGCGCTGATCCCCGCGAGCTGGCGCACGGCGCTCGGGATCACCTGA